The following is a genomic window from bacterium.
CGCAATTTAGTTTGATCCCACCAGCGGATCAATCGCAAGCGCTGATAGCGGTCCTCATCAGGATGACTCAAGCGCAAAGTCATAATTGTTCCTGAACTTGCTGCCGAACCTCCTGAACCTCAACATCCATTCGTTCAAACGAAGCTTTTAACTTCCCGTTCTGTTTCAGAAACTCCGCTTCCGACCACTTCGCACGCGAAAAATCCTGCAGAAATTCGCGGAACTCTTCCTCAATCTGGAAAATAAAGTCGTAGAAAAGGATTCGGCCGGTTGGATGCTTATACAATCCTTCTAATATCTTAAAAGAAAGGAGGACCGTGTCGACCCATTGCAATCTTGCTGATGCCATTGGGATTGCCTGCGCGGCTTTACGAATTGCGCTTGAAATAGAGGAAGGAAAGAATCCCGGAAAGGGAGCCGGCGTTTCAAAAAGAGGAGGATGCGGTTTGCGCCGTTTCTTTTTGGTCTCTGGAGGAGAGGGCAGAACTTCCACAGTAAACTTTTGAGCTTCCAGGCACACTTTCCAATGCTGCAGAATTGCTGAATCCGTGCTGATCAGGCAAGTCCAGGGAAGGGCGCGGAGAGCTTTTGCGAAGTCAAAGTCATTTTTTCCAGAAAGCTTCTTGAGAAAGTCGGCAGCTTCGATTTCGTCAGAAGGACAGGTCAGAATTTGAAGCGTGGCGCTGTGATGGGCCGGTGATGCCACCTCTCCGAGACACTGCGGGCAAAAGTAGTAGTAGGAATAGTACCTGTTTTTACATTCTTTGCATTGATAAACGATTTTTTCCCGGATTTTGAGAGTTGCGTTTTTGGAAGTTTGAGACCCGCGGCGAATTTGAATTTTCATATTTTCAGAACGGTTGCCGCGGTTTCTTCGAAGACTTTCAAAGCGGATTCATCGAATAAACAAAAGCGGATCTCGCGAATCGCGGTTTCGCCTTTGCAATATTTTCGAACAGCTTCCAGCATGACCGCTGCGCACCGGTCTATGGGATAACCGAAGATTCCTGTGCTGATCGCAGGAAAGGTGACCGTTTTGATGAGACCTTCGTCAGCCAGCCGCAGACTGTTCCAGGTGGCCTGTCGCAGTTTTTCGTCTTCATCCCCTTCTCCCATTCGTGGACCGACCGCATGAATCACGAACCGCGCTTTGAGATTGCCGCCGGAAGTGATCGCCGCGTT
Proteins encoded in this region:
- a CDS encoding macro domain-containing protein produces the protein MNYVVNQTNILLKQGDITEEETEAIVNAANSHLRHGAGVAGAIVRKGGAVIQQESERIASVATGNAAITSGGNLKARFVIHAVGPRMGEGDEDEKLRQATWNSLRLADEGLIKTVTFPAISTGIFGYPIDRCAAVMLEAVRKYCKGETAIREIRFCLFDESALKVFEETAATVLKI